ACCATCCCATTATTTTccgaattaaattttgagtTTCCCGTTAGGTCATGACTATtacataaaatttttaactaaaTATAAAGTAATCATATAAAACTTCTGTACTTAAGCATTGATTTGGAGGACAAAACTTGGCGATCCTCTTGGGTTAGGCCGGGTTACAATAAATAGTATATCTTGGCGGAGAAAAGTTTATCTATCGACAATAACTGTCGTTTCGATTCAGTCCTTATCTTGACTTTCAGTAATCTCATCCAACCTAGTTTCAGAACACCCCCAAAGTTGTTTGCTCAAGATGAGGAAGGACGTTCACAATCGAGTAGAGATAAAATGTTTACACCCGAGAAGTCCCGAGAAGTCATCGATCTTGAGATTGAGGTTCCGGCCTTTCTCGTTATCGACGATATGCAGCTATCGATGCAGGTGTCAATTGGCAAGGTCATTcgacaataacaataacaacaacaggcACCTAGCCTGTGAATTATTACTTAATTGTACACATGTATTTACAATTTTGCCTTCCCAGTGAGAGCAAGCGAGATGGCACATGGGCTCCATTCGCAAAACATTTACACGCACATACACAATCTCTCAATGTCAAGGTAATTTCGCCGCTACTTAATAAACCAAGCGAATTTTATGTCGAATCATTTAAATGAAGATGACTGTAAACATAAATAGCCGCGATGCCACCGAATATTGATATGATATTTTATCACAGCTATAAAAGCCACAAATTCTTTTAACGTTCCCAAAGCGGGCAacgcacgcacacacatacacacactcTCGCAGACGGCATTCCGTGGGCTGGTTCATTGAACTTGAATAAAATGGGCTACCAAAAATAAAACGGGAAAATGCAGCCCTACTCCGACTTCAATTGGAGGCCAATTTGGTCCCACTGTGCGAGCGAGAGCGAATATGTGGGTCGCGGCATGTGCATCTGCCGAGATTtcacaacaataataataataataataacggCATGCGGGTGTTGTTTCTGTCCATTCATGCATGCGCATCTGTACGCGGGAGAGGAAGAGGGCGAGGGAGATTGTATACCGGGTACCGTTATTGGGTCAGCGTGTTGCCAACTGCCGAAAAACGCAGCCAGCGTGTTGCCAACTGCGCGATAGCTGGAGTTAACGGTGTAAAAGCACACACACTTGGGCACATGAAACGAGGCCGCTCTGCACGTTGCTTTTGTAATGAAGAGCAATGCACTTTCGACGCAAACACACACTCAGACAGAACAGATACATACAGACGCACGCGGGGAGATGCTTGATGTATGTACACAAAAGGCCGGAAAAGGGGGCGCGTTTCTGGGGGGTGGAATGCGGGTGGGTGAACCatgtacttatatatatacccCATTTAAAACATCCTTCGGGGGAGTTTTTGGGGACTGGAGGGTGGTTTCTTTCAGTTTCCGCAATTTGCCTCTTAAAGCACTGGTTAAATTTCCGTCAAATTGTGTGTATACACCCGTGGCttgaatttattgatttttatggGCAATTGCTTTAATTTCACTGGCCAGCAGGGCTTTTAAACGTCATCAGCGGTGTGCCACCAAACAAAAAACTAGTTTCACGGCGGGGAAAAATGCGCGCGGTCAAAGTGGTCAAGCAAcgcacaacaaaaacagaaaatatCTCTTTTTTTCAGGGAGCGGTCCACCGAAAACTTGAAATTCTTCCGACTTTCTTGTTATTTTCACGCAGCGGTTTCTTATTGGCCGCTTACACCCTCACAGAATATTGATTTTCTCAATTTCTTTACCCGAATCGGCACTTGCAATAAACGCTTTTCAGCCCCGTAGCAGTGGCGTTGCGTTTTCCCTGCTTTTCCTTTGGCTTTTCCCAGCACTTTTCACCGCCTCACAGATTTTACAGCCGCCCACGAGTAGCAAACGCACGCAAGTAAAATAATCAACACTCGAAAAAGGCGCTGAACAACACCATCCACCAGTGCAACAACAACACTGAGTGCGCGAGTATttacaactacaacaacacCACCAGCACACCACACACCTTGTaacttgtttgttgttgtttcgcTCGCACATCGAGAGCGAGCAGTGCGGGCGCGAGAGGGAGACAACACCACCTGCTCTGTATACAAATGCAGCTTAGGTGAAACGAATTTGCTGGCTGCGCGGCTTTTCCAAATGCCCGAATTTCGCGAAAACATGCAATTCCGAGACGTTGCGCGACTTGAGCTCTAGACACAGCGATTTTGGAGCATTTTTATGCCGAAACAAGAAAAACCTCGGTTACCAGACGAATTGGTAAATTTCTAGCGATGGGTACTTTCTTAGAGACGGACAAATAATGTAGAGATGGGTTAATCTAGGAGCAACTGTATTTTTGCCTTTtcgattaaaaatatttgtagttCCGTAATTACTTAAGCCGCTAAATAAAACAAAGGTTTTTATTCTTATTGAAATTTTATTCATATTAGTCTTGATTAAATCCAATAGGCatattttttgttctttttacGAGTTTAAATTTTTGGTCACACCTAAGCACTTGGCGCGTTCTAGAAATTActtatattttgtttcaaaACTATTAATGTGGCCGAGATCTTAGTGCTTCTATTGACTAGGTAAACTATAAATATTCTTGTATGTATAACTGTTTTATCGCTTTATTTATGATAAGAAGAACGTAAAAATATGTCTTTAAACTCAAACCGACACAAGCTTAAATTTatccagcaacaacaaatttaCAATAACCTATTAGTTATAAGGGAGGTATGAAATCTCTTAGATATGtttaacatttaaatatgtgTAGTTTTGGAAGTATAATTGGCGACCGGCGTTGCCAGACGTGCCAAAGTGCCATCACTATTTTGGCGATGTATCGTTCGGTGTTGAACAACGCTCGAGCCCAAACAGCTGTGGGAAAAATCAATTTTGCAACTCCCTCGCATTTTTCTAAAGAAAGTCTTTCTCCGCGAGAAAACCCAGGAAAAAATGACCAACGGAGACTGCTTTGTTGTTCTGCCCGAGAACTGTGCCGAGGGAACCCTGATCATTGGTCGCAATGCAGAAGACGAAAAGAACATAAACGTTGCCTCGGAGGTCTGCTTCTACGACATCGAAGAGGTGTTTGAGGGGAAGGTAAAGAAAGACTCCTCCGAAACGAAGCTCGATCAATGACTCACCACTGAAACACCTCGCCTTTCAGACTGACGGTGGAGCTGCTGCTGAGACGGGCGGCGATGTCGTGCGCATCATATTGCAGAAACCGCAGCCGGGCCTTTGGGGCGGAGACTTTGGGGCCAACGAACGCGTGGCCGTAGGCCTCACCTGGGCGGCAGGTGAAAATGAGGCCAAGGACAGCGACTGCCTGCTGGGCACGGATATTGTGCGGTACGTTATGAGTAAGCCAATTTCTGGGAGAATCATTCGCAAAATGAACAACTAAATACCTCTATAGTCTAGACTTTTGGGAGAAAaaaccagacagacagaaccaCTTACCTCTATTTGCACTGCTGCAtatcatttaaaatgtttttttttttaagcacGCTTCAAAACTCACTCAGCTCCGATGACATAGCTCAATAGCTTAAATAAAACCTaggaaaaaattctttttttaagTAAAGTAAAAAAATACATCAATAGAATTTTTTTTCGTTCAGGATTAACTTCTCCAACGAGTTCTAAACATAATATTTTCACAGTAAAATtgcaaattttgttttaaaaggCATTCGACAAAACAAAGTACAATTTGTACGGTACAAATTTTTAATCGAACGAAACTTTTATTATCTTTGAAATAATATTTGTGAATATGGCTCTCCTTGTTATTTTATCGATTTTTTATGTATAAATGTCTTTAAAGGAGAGGGCATCCTATTTTATGGACAATTCTAAGCAATATTGCCAAAGAAACTATAAGTCTAAAACCAATTACCCATCCGCAGTTTCTtgataaaaaagaaaacgaaCAAGAGAAACAAGAGAATAACCTAGCTACCACCGAaagcattttattatttttgtaaaaatttaaatgggatattgtttttattatcaGTATTATTATCATCTTCATAccaaaaattattcaaatcggaCCACTCATTAAGAAATTATGACAAAATATTGTAGGCGCTGCTATGTGGCGCCTTGTAGTTGAGTCTCTCTACTACAGCGTTCTTTTTGAGAAAAGGGAGATGCAAACCCTTTATTATAATTAGCCTTTTAAGGGAAACGGGAGActaaacatattattttagaCTATACTATTTTCTTAATCTCTATTTTTAGTTTGACTTTGGCTGTGGCCAAAGACGTGGACGATGCTGTAGATCGCATTGGAGCTTTGGTGGCCAGCCACGGCCACGACAACTCCAAACTTAACTTCATAGCTTGTGATGCCGCTGCCGCCTGGTTTGTTAGTTGCTCGGGCAAGGTCTGGGCCGCCGAGAAGTTGGAGGCCAGCTTTATGCGCCTGCCCTCAGGCGGACTGGCGGTGACCACTGTGGTTAACAAGTCCAGCGAGGGACTTGATGAGGCTGCTAGTTTTGCCGCTGCCCACGATGCAGAGGCCCAGGCACCGGCTGAGGATTGGTGTGGACCCAAGCCAGCTGGCGATGGAACATACACCCAGCACGATATGTTTGAGACGCTGCGAGCCGCCAGCAACGCGAGCAGCTCGCGTGCGGCCACCGTTTCGGTGTTGTCGGGCAAGGGAATCTCGTGCCATTGGTTCACCGGCACGCCCAACGCCGCCGAGTCTGTGTTCAAGCCGTTTGTTTTTGCTCCCAAGCCGAGGATCTCGCCGTTGACCCAAGTGCAGGCCGATGCGGACTTGACGCTGCTGCACAAGCTCCACTCGCAACGAAAGCCGGCGGCCTTGGAGCACTTGCGTAGCTTGGAACGGTCCTGCGTGGACGAGCTGAACAACTACTTCTCTCTGCAGGATCACGCTAGTGACGAGCTGGACGaactcctcaaggactgtgtCGAGGCGGAGGTCAAGTTCTATCGCTAGACAAACGAATACTATCTATATGGATACTCCAAAAACTAGCTTGCAAGCTCTATTGAGCCTCGGGATTTGACTTGAGCATTCTTATGGCATTACCAAATAGGCTATAGTCGGCAAAACATTTTCTTGTGCAATCtcttattgattttatttcttttagtttttatGCTTTTGCgtgatatttaaattattatttattctcCTTCAGTGGGCAATCTCTGACTTGAATTTAAAGTATTATTATGTGACATTCCAGGCTTAGTTTAACGATTTACATacttgcattaaaatatatatgaataCATACACAAATATACATTATATACGGCTCTCAAATAAACGCATAAAATCTgcatttatataaaaagttAAGATGTTAATCTTTTTTGGATAAATCTGTTTGGAATATGATTATAATACGAATAGCAAATTATTTTGAATTAGAGCTCAGTAGAGCCACGTGTTAATAATCTGACTAAGTGCCTGTTTAATCAATTTGTATTCGCCAGAGTCGAAACACCATCCCAAAGATAGAGACACAACAAAAGCTTTTCTTACTAATAGTTATCTGTGTATTTTTAGACGGATTCTACAACCAAGTTGGTCTTAAAAATTGTGCTATCATTGTGCAAGGCCTCCAGTTTTGTTATTTCAAAGGCCTGATAGATCTCACGGAAGTCCATGATGTTGCGCGGGTCGCTATCCATCCAAAAGCGGTCAAACTCAAAGAACAGATA
This region of Drosophila subpulchrella strain 33 F10 #4 breed RU33 unplaced genomic scaffold, RU_Dsub_v1.1 Primary Assembly Seq354, whole genome shotgun sequence genomic DNA includes:
- the LOC119559949 gene encoding secernin-3 produces the protein MTNGDCFVVLPENCAEGTLIIGRNAEDEKNINVASEVCFYDIEEVFEGKTDGGAAAETGGDVVRIILQKPQPGLWGGDFGANERVAVGLTWAAGENEAKDSDCLLGTDIVRLTLAVAKDVDDAVDRIGALVASHGHDNSKLNFIACDAAAAWFVSCSGKVWAAEKLEASFMRLPSGGLAVTTVVNKSSEGLDEAASFAAAHDAEAQAPAEDWCGPKPAGDGTYTQHDMFETLRAASNASSSRAATVSVLSGKGISCHWFTGTPNAAESVFKPFVFAPKPRISPLTQVQADADLTLLHKLHSQRKPAALEHLRSLERSCVDELNNYFSLQDHASDELDELLKDCVEAEVKFYR